A DNA window from Elephas maximus indicus isolate mEleMax1 chromosome 17, mEleMax1 primary haplotype, whole genome shotgun sequence contains the following coding sequences:
- the LOC126060974 gene encoding olfactory receptor 6X1-like has translation MRNGTAITEFILIGFPGIQGLQIPLFIVIFLIYILTLGGNGLIIIIVWAEPRLQIPMYFFLCNLSFLEIWYTTTVIPKLLETFVVARTVICIPCCLLQAFFHFFLGTTEFLILTVMSFDRYLAICKPLHYPTIMTSKLCLRLALSSWVAGFTIIFCQTLPLIQLPFCGNNVINHFYCDVGPILKAACTDTTLLELLSLLATSLVIPGSLFFTTISYICILSTILQISSATGRQKAFSTCASHLTVVSLLYGAVLFMYLRPTTHSSFKINKVVSVLNTILTPLLNPFIYTIRNKEVKGALMKAMACPKAHDQEKNVQHSP, from the coding sequence ATGAGAAATGGCACAGCAATCACAGAGTTCATTCTCATAGGCTTTCCTGGTATCCAGGGACTACAAATCCCTCTCTTCATAGTGATCTTTCTCATCTACATATTAACCCTTGGAGGCAATGGGCTCATTATCATCATTGTCTGGGCTGAGCCCAGGCTACAAATTccaatgtatttcttcctttgcAACTTGTCCTTCCTTGAGATCTGGTACACCACCACGGTCATCCCCAAACTGCTAGAAACCTTTGTGGTAGCAAGAACAGTTATTTGCATTCCCTGCTGCCTGCTGCAGGCCTTCTTCCACTTCTTCCTGGGCACCACCGAGTTCCTCATTCTCACTGTCATGTCTTTTGACCGCTACCTGGCCATCTGCAAGCCCCTTCACTACCCTACCATCATGACCAGCAAACTCTGCCTGCGGCTGGCCCTCAGTTCCTGGGTGGCAGGCTTCACCATTATCTTTTGTCAGACGCTGCCACTCATCCAGCTGCCATTCTGTGGCAACAATGTCATCAATCATTTCTACTGCGATGTTGGTCCCATCCTGAAAGCTGCCTGCACTGACACCACCCTTTTGGAGCTCCTGAGTCTCCTGGCAACCAGCTTGGTGATCCCAGGGTCACTCTTCTTTACAACAATTTCTTATATCTGCATACTGTCCACCATCCTACAGATTTCTTCAGCCACTGGCCGCCAGAAAGCTTTCTCTACCTGTGCCTCTCACCTGACAGTTGTCTCCCTACTCTACGGAGCTGTTCTGTTCATGTACCTAAGACccacaacacactcctcctttaAGATTAATAAGGTGGTATCTGTGCTAAATACTATCCTCACCCCCCTTCTGAATCCCTTTATTTATACCATTAGAAACAAGGaggtgaaaggagccctgatgaagGCAATGGCTTGTCCAAAGGCTCATGATCAAGAGAAAAATGTGCAACACAGCCCATAG